From a region of the Bacteroidales bacterium genome:
- a CDS encoding helix-turn-helix transcriptional regulator gives MINNQLKSFGDYIRKLRIDLDLPLRKVAAYLDIDPSTLGKIERNERKAPKELINKLAKILKANSKELLISYYSDMIAKEIYNDGFTEDILKVSEQKINYLKKINND, from the coding sequence ATGATAAATAATCAGTTAAAATCATTTGGAGATTATATTAGAAAATTAAGGATAGACTTAGATTTACCTTTAAGAAAAGTAGCTGCATATCTTGATATTGATCCATCAACATTAGGTAAGATTGAAAGAAATGAACGTAAAGCTCCAAAAGAACTAATTAATAAACTTGCAAAGATTCTAAAAGCGAATAGTAAGGAATTGTTAATTAGTTATTACAGTGATATGATAGCTAAGGAGATATATAATGATGGTTTTACCGAGGATATTTTAAAAGTATCTGAACAAAAAATAAATTATCTAAAAAAAATAAATAATGATTAA